TCACAATGAACGGCCCGATGTTTGACGTTTCTCAGGGCAGCGCAGTTATTAATGTAAAGAGCGCAAAAAAATTCCTTCGGCAAATGGCGCTGATGGGCTTGAATATGCTCATGTTTTACTGTGAGGACAGCTTTGACGTCAAGAATCAGCCCTATTTCGGATATATGCGCGCGCGCTATTCGGAAGCCGACATACGCGAATGCGACGAATACGCCGATATGCTCGGCATCGAGCTTATCCCCTGTATACAGACGCTCGCTCATCTCGTCGACGTTTTAAAGTGGTATGAGGTTTATTCCTCCATAAGAGAAGACGACGAGTGCCTTTTCGTAGGAGAAGAAGAAACATATAAATTCATCACAGATGTAATAAAATCGGCCACCGCTCCGTTTAAAACAAAGCGTGTTCATATCGGCATGGACGAGGCATGGAAGCTGGGAAGAGGCTCGTATCTTTCAAAGCACGGATATACTCCTATTACGGAAATAATGAAAATCCACCTCAACCGCGTCATGGAGATCGTCCGCTCGCTCGGACTAAAGCCGATGATGTGGAGCGATATGTTCTTCCGCAGCATAGGCAACGGCGATTATTATCAGCCCGACGTTGAAATCCCGCAGAGCGTCATTGACAGTGTTCCGCCTGAAATGCAGCTGGTTCTCTGGGATTATTATCACAACGATCCGGATTTCTACGAGAAGTTCTTAATACAGCACAGAAAATTCTCAGAGCCGATTTTCGCCGGCGGAATATGGACATGGATCGGCTTCGGTCCGCACTGGGACAGAACGTTTCGTTCAACGGAAGCCGCGCTTGATACCTGCAAAAAGCTGGGCATAAAGGAAGTATTCGTCACCATCTGGGGAGACAACGGAACGGAAGCCCCCGCAAATGTAAATATGCTCGGTTTGTCTCTTTACGCGGAACACGGATACTGCGACAAGCTCGACATGGAAAAATTCAAGGAAAGATTTGAGTTCTGTACCGGCGCCAAGTATGACGACTTCATGCTTTTGGAGGATCTTGACAATACTCCCGGCGTTTCTTCCACAGCCGAGACTTCATACAACCCGTCCAAATACCTAATGTGGCAGGATATCCTCACAGGTCTTTTCGACAAAAATTCAGAAGGTCTGCCTTTCGACGCACACTATGCCGCTCTTGCGGAAAAGCTCAAGGCCTGCGTCGGCAGAAACGGGTATTTCGACGAGATGTTCCGTTTCTATTATAATGTGGCAAATACCCTCGCTATAAAAGCCGAAATGGGACTTAAAATAACAAAAGCATATAAAGAAAACGACAGGATAACACTCGAAACCCTGGCGGAAAATGAGCTTCCCGAATTAAAACAGCGCATGCTTGCTTTACGTGAAAGCCACTACCGTCTCTGGTTCGACCTTTATAAGGCTCTCGGGTGGGATGTATTTGATATGCGTTACGGTTCTTTGGTAACAAGAATCGATACAGCAGCGCGTGAAATAAAGGATTACCTCGACGGTAAACTTGAAAAACTGGAGGAGCTTGAAGAACAGCGCCTTGATTACAACGGTAATTCCGGAGTAATCTCATACGCTAACTACTTCGGCAGGATCGTCTCCGCTTCAAGAATCGCTCCTTTCTGCTGAGAGCATGGCTTTCTTTGAAAAGAAGCCGAGCAGAAGCTCAATAAAAGCAGCAAACGGCAATTTAATAATCGCATCCTTACTGTCGTACTTTATGATTATTCAGCAGACATTATTTAATTGCCATTTTAATAATAATACAGCACGGAGGATAAAATGTTCAACATCGACAAAGCGTTGATCCCGCGCCCGCAGCAGATGATGTCCTCAGGCGAAAGCGTCGAATTGGCGCGCTTCGCGCAGTCAGACTTCTCTTTTATATGCGATTATCCTGATGACGCTGTTTGCTTGGAAGCTTTCAGGCTTGTTTCGGACGCATTCATCGCAAAAAGCGCAGCCGTGAGCAACCCGGAAGCTGATTATACCATAGTTCTCCGGGTAAACGCCTGCGACAAAAGGCTTTCCGCCATCGAAAAGCCGGAATCGTATGTCATTGACATCACAGGAGAAAAAGCGGAGCTGTGCGGAGCTGATCCGTCCGGACTTTTTTATGCCGCCACGACATTTGTGCGCCTTATTCACGGTGAAGACAGCAGATCCGTGCTTCCTCTTTGCACGATCATCGACTATCCGGATTTTTCAGACAGAGGTCAATTCATAGAAAACCGCTTCGGAAGCGATTTTATGACGAAAGAGGATTGGTTCGCGGCGATAGATTATTTTGCTGAAATGAAGCTGAATCAGATCACGATAGGCGTCTACGGTTGTTGGTGCGTACAGTATGACAATCGCATATCAGAATTTTTATACTTACCAATCAAGAAATATCCTCAGCTTCAAACGCCCCGCGATATAAAATATTATTCAGTGGAACAGCGCAAATGGATTTACAGGCATGATGTTCTTCCCGTCATGTTCACCGATGATTATTTGGGCGAAGTGATCGCATACGCAAAGAAAAAGAACATCATCGTAAAGCCGCTTTTCAACAGTCTGGGTCACAACACGCTTATCCCGAGGCTGATCCCGGAAATATCCGCGCGCAACGAAAACGGAGAGCCGACGGGGCATTATTTCTGTACCTCCGATGAAAACACATACCGCGTTATGTATGATATTTATGACGAAATCATCGACAGATATCTGAAGCCCAACGGCATAACCGCAATTGAAATCGGTCTTGACGAGGTTTATGCCGGATACGGCGAAAGCGAAAAAGACGTATTCACGCAGTTTTCTCCGCGCTGTATGTGTGAAAAATGCCGCGGCAAGGAATTCCCCGATCTGATGATCGAGTATATTATTAAAATATGCAGATATCTCAAATCCAAAGGGATGAAAAGCATATATATTTACCACGATATGCTCATGCATCACTTTGATTGCATAAACGAAAAACTGGCGGAAAGATTCAAGGAAGCGGATATATACGATGTGGTAGTGCTCGACTGGTGGAGCTATTCCGCGACTCCGCATCTGTTCCGCGGCGAGACCGACAAGGTAAACAGCTGCTTCCGCAGTATAATGAAGCCGTTTTCCGGATATTATCACTGGGTTCTGCCTCTCGAATTTCACGACAATATAAACGGCTGCGCAAAGCTCGCCAAGGAGAAGAATTTTGAAGGCATCGAGTCATACGGCTCCTTCGATTATTCGTTCGACCGCAGCTTTTTATACCAATCCGACCTGTCGTGGAATATATCGTCGGCCGAAAATATCTCAGATTTTTATGAAAGATACGCATACCGCTACTATCCTCATGCGTTCGAGGATGCATATAAGGCTCTCGACAATATGCGGGAGATCATGATCGGCGAGGCCGCGCCTAATTATGCCTGGGAGCTTGAATACTATTTATATACATATCCGAATCCGGACAAACCTTATCCCCATCGCTTCCCCGACGAGGCGTTCGCCAAGATATTGGCGGCAAAGGATACCTACTACCATTATTTTGCGAAAACCAAAGCGCTTGCCGCCGAAGCCATATCATTTTTTAAAGGCGAGAAGAAGCAATGTAAGTCGCCAGAAGCGATCAATAACGTCTGGTTGACGACCGCGTTGCATTATTACACGCTCTGCGACGAATTTGAATCGCTTGTTTCGGATGTGGAAGCATTCAATATAGGAAAGCTGAGCGCAAGAGGGCTTATCTTTGAGCTTGACAGGCTTATCACGGCACGCGAGGCTCTTATGAAGCAGGCAGAAAAAACACGTATAAAAGCAAACGGCTATGTGCTTCTGCGCAATATGTCCGTTTATCTGCGCTCGCTCCTCGATATGCGCGCGTATATTGCAAACAGGATTAATTCAGAACTTAAATTTAAGCTGGATCTCACCGATCTCTCCGAGATCCGCTCCGAAGGCTTTGCATTTCTTCAATAAAAACAGGATTTTAAAAAACTCTTTTTAAAAAAAGAAAAATGATTATTATTTTCCGTTATGTACCGGAATAGGTCTTACATTTGGCATAATATTTAACCATTTAGCAATAGGATTAAGTTTAGGCGTTGTTCTTGGTTTATTATTGGACAATAAAAAGAAATAATATATGTAAGAAAGCAGCGCGCTCCGGAGGCTCCGGAGCGCGCTGCTATGTAATTATCAGATTAATTTATTTACCCGGTATATATTTTGCGAGTGCTTTTGCGACAGCAGCCGCAACGATAAAGCAGACTATTGCTTCAACAAGTCCGTTAAGCCCGACAAACCAGGCAAGAAACGGCATAAGTGCCCTTCCTGCGCGGAGCTCTGTCATAAAGCTGGTCGAGCTGAACAGAAGCATGAATGATATTACAAAGAATACTGTGTTAAAAACCGCACACGAAAGAGCGGAAACGGGGAAAGAAAGAATTTTCGCACCCTTACCCTTAAAATTTGAAAACGCCTTGAAGACAAGCCCCGCAAGCCAGCCGCAGAGTATGCGCGGTATCATACATGTTATAAATGTTAAAATCGGGTTTACCGCCAACAGCGCGGCTCCAAACGGACTCATCCCGAAGCATTGAATAAAGCTGGTAAGCCCGAACATCGCGCCGAGGAAAGCGCCGGCACCCGGCCCGAGGATTATCGCGCCGATAGCCACAGGGATGAGCACGGTCGTTATCTCAATTACACCGAACTGGATATACCCCAGTTTGGTAAGACCCAGAATAAAAATAATCGCGGTCAAAATGGCAAGGCGTGCCATTTTTCCTGTGTTGATTTTTTTTACTGATTTCGGATTCGAATTCATAAAAGCACCTCCTGCTAATTTCGTGCGTTATAAGATTGTTGTATTATACCGCATTGCAGTTGATTTGTCAATGATTATTTTCATATTTTATGAATTATTATTCACCGATATTCACAAAGCGTTTTTTATCAGAATACAGGTTTTACCTATGATGCTGCTTTGTGTGTCTCTATGTTTAAGCAAAACCTGATTAATGCAAAGCAAGCCTCAATAATATATCGAATAAATTTAACAGCTTTTTTATTAATATGAATAAAGTCGCAACGCAAGCCGTATAAAACAGTATTAATTTAATTGCATAAAGCGAAGCGGATTATCATGCATTTTATGCATATATTATTGCATATATGCAATGCTTTGCTTTGCAATATTTACGAAATTTGCCGGGCTGGACCGTTCTTCGGCCTTCCCGGCAAATACAGTATAACGTTTGCGTAAATCAATCTGGAATTTCGGCTTATTAATCCGGCAAATAACTCTGGTATATGGGCTTTTCTTTCTTGCAAAACAAGAATTATTAAATTACCGTTTTAATAAGCGTCATTTGTTTTCGTCGCCCGCCGCTCCGCCGTCCTTTACATTGTCGCTGCCGCCATCGTTTTCACATTCCTCGCATTCACATTCGCATTCGCATTCGTCGAATGGAATAAGAACATACTTTTCCTCAAGCTTTTTGGTTATGTGTTTTTCCATACGCTTGTATGCGCAGGCCGAAAGCACGCATACAGTGGCGGCGCCGCCTATTGCAATGAGTATAATTTTCAAAAGCGAAATGGAAAAATCGGATTTGATTTTTACATCCTTGAATTTGTATTTGCCGTTTTTATCATCGGCGGAAAGCCCGATATCGGCTTTGTTCGTTATGACGATTTTTTCAAGCCTTTCAAGCTTATCGAGCACTGTTTTTATTTGGTCTATCATAACTGTGTACCTCATTTCTCATAATATATTCATATACATATTATTATATCATAGCCGTCGAAAAATGTAAACCAAGCCGTAAAAAATTACATTACTGTATTATTGCGTTTTTCCTTCGGCAGTTGTATAATAAGCATATGTATTTTAAATTTCGGAGTATAAATGACTGTAATCGGATGCAATAATCTGTCGCTCTCGTTCGGGTCCGAAACGCTTCTTGAAGACATCACCCTTGCCATAAACGAAGGCGACAAGCTTGCCGTCGTCGGAGTTAACGGCGCGGGAAAAACAACCTTTTTGAAGCTTATATGCGGTGAACTCGAACCGAGCTCCGGCAGTATTTTCATAACCAAGGGAAAAACCATCGGAAAGCTCGATCAGCATTCTGCGCTTGATCCTGACAGCACCGTTTTTGGAGCGATGCTCGCTGTATTTTCATCCCTCACAGACGCGGAGCGCAGGATAAATTCGCTTGAAGCGGAGATGCGATCGGAATGCCATGAAACGGCCCAGCGCGCCGCCGGCGAATACTCACGTTTGTATGAAGAGTATACCCGCTCCGGCGGCCTTGAATACAAAAGCAGAATAAAAAGCACTCTTAATCGTCTGGGTTTCGGAGACGAATTATTCGAGCTTGAAATATCCGGTCTTTCCGGAGGTCAGAAAACGACGCTAGCATTGGCAAGGCTTTTGCTGGAGGCGCCGGATATTCTTGTGCTCGACGAGCCCACGAATCACCTTGACCTGAAAAGCACGGAGTGGCTTGAGGAACATTTAAAAAAGCTCGGATGCACTCTGATCGTCGTCAGTCATGACAGATATTTTCTCGACCGTGTAACAACCCAAACCTTTGAAATAGAAAACAAACACGGAACTTTTTATTCATGCGCGTTTTCGGAATACCGCGAACGCAAGAGAGCAAACCGCGAGATCGCGGAAAAGCAATACAGAAATCAGCAAAAGGAAATCGAAAGGCTCCGCGCTTATATCGAGCAGCAACGCCGTTGGAATCGCGAAAGGAACATAATCGCCGCCGAAAGCAGAGAAAAGGCAATCGACCGTATGATTAAAGTTGAAAAGCCTTCCGCGCTTCCGAGCGAGCTTAGTTTCTCTTTTGCCGAAACGACATCCTCGGGCAATGATGTTCTTATGACCGATGGGCTTTCAATGGGCTTCGGAGACAACCGACTTTTCAACGATGTAGGCTTTGAAGTCAAAAAAGGCGAACGCTTTTTCATAATAGGAAGCAACGGATGCGGCAAATCCACGCTTCTTAAAATACTCACGGGAACATACATTCCGCTCGGCGGACGTTTTGAATTCGGATACAACTGCCGTATCGGTTACTATGACCAGGAATCACAGGGACTCGACGACGGAAACACCGTCTTCGGAGAGCTATGGGACGGAACCGATATGAAAGAAAGCGAAGCCAGAGCGCTTTTGGCAATGTTCATGTTCCGCGGCGATGATGTTTTCAAAGAAGTAAAAGTCCTGTCCGGCGGAGAGCGGGCGAGACTTACGCTCGCAAAGCTCATGCAGAGGAAGGTCAATGTTCTGATTTTAGACGAACCGACCAATCACCTTGATATAAATTCTCGAGAAGCTCTTGAAAGCGCGCTTGGCAAGTTTGACGGAACGGTTATCGCCGTGAGCCATGACAGGTATTTTATAAACCGCCTTGCCACGCATATACTTGAAATTATTCCCGAAACGCACTCCGCAATAGATTTTATCGGGAGCTATGGCGAATTCACAGAAAAGCGTTCTCTGCTGCTGCCGGTCTCAATGTCCGCTTCAGGCTTTGATAGAGAGCCGACCGCCTCAAAGGAAAGCTATCTGACGATGAAAAAGGCCCGGGCCGCGTCAAGCAAACGCATCCGCGACACAGAAAAAACCTCCGCCGAAATAAAACGGGCGGAGGAAAGGCTTGACGAAATAGTCAGACTTTGCGAAACCGAGGCCGCCAGTGATTACGTGCGGCTTACAGAGCTTTATAACGAAAAATCCGAAACAGAAGAAAAACTTCTTGAGCTTTATGAATTTATGGATCAGCTCACGCAGGAACAGAGCTGAGACGCAGGTTCAGACCGGCTTTTCGCTTCCGTCGGCGTTGAAGAGCGGAAGATATTCAAGATATTTAATGTCGGCACGGTTTTTGGCTTCGCCCTCTGCAAGGATCGCCATGCGCCCGACGATTTCTCCTCCCGCTTTGTTCACAAGAGTTTCCAGCGCGCTTATTGATTCTCCCGTGCTGATGACGTCGTCGATGATGAGAACCCTCTTCCCCTTAAGCGCTTCCATGTCGGCACCGTCGAGATAGAGCATCTGCTTTTTGGCGGTGGTGATTGAATTGACTTCGGTGGCAATGATGTCCTTCATATAAAGCTTAGGCGCTTTTCTGGCGAGAAGGTATTTATTGATACCTCTCTGACGCGCCATTTCATATATCAGCGGGATTCCTTTTGATTCGGCTGTTATCGTGATATCATGCTCGGGCGCAAGCCTGTTTAATTCCTTCGCGCAAGCAACGGTAAGCTCCACATCGCCGAATATCACAAACGCCGCAATATAGAGGTCGTCGCTGACCTTGCAAATCGGAAGGCTGCGCTTCACACCTGCCACGGTTATATCATAAAATTCTCTCATTGTTTAAATTACCAAACCTTTCGATTGATCATTACTTCAAATCAAACATCGTTTATTATATCATATTTTAATCATGTTTTCAATACCGCGGTACTGTACGCGCTATTTTTTTCAGTAAGGCATTATGATAAAAAAAGAAATCGGATCGAATTTTATTCTGTTTCTGGCGGCGCTTATATGGGGCCTCGCGTTCGTGGCGCAAAAGTTAGGCGCTGAATTAATAGGGCCATTCACCTTTAACGGGATCAGATTCGCCCTCGGAGCGCTTTCGCTGCTTCCTGTAATAGCAATTTTGAAAAAGATCGGATTATCCTCTTCCAAAGCATCCTTTAAAAAGCTTTTGGCTTACGGCACATTATGCGGCTCGATAATGTTCGTCGCCTCCTGGCTTCAACAATCGGCAATGAAGGATGTCGACGCGGGGAAAGCCGGGTTTATAACCGGGTTTTATATTGTGCTCGTTCCGCTGTTCGGATTGTTTTTAAAGCAGAAGACAAATTTATTTACCTGGATCGGCGCCGCGCTTGCCGTAACCGGGCTTTACTTTTTAAATGTAAATGAAAATATGTCTCTTAATTTTTCGCCCGGAATACTGGCTTTGTTGATCTCAAGCTTTCTCTGGGCAGCGCACATTATCTGTATAGATCACTGCGTTCAGCGCTCGGATGCGCTCAGGCTTTCGTGCGTACAATGCTTCGTATGCTCCGCCCTGAGCATGATCTGCGCCTTTATTTTCGAAAGCGTTACATTGGCTTCGATAAAATCGGCTGCTGTACCGATAGCCTACGGAGGCTTTTTTTCGGTCGGATTGGCATATACATTTCAAGTAATCGGTCAGAAAAATTCCCGCCCGGCAGTCGCCGCGATAGTTTTAAGTCTTGAATCGGTAACAGCCGCAATCGGTGGCGCGCTGATGCTGAAGGAATCCTTGGGCGCAAGAGGCGTTATAGGGTGTGTGCTTATCTTTGCGGGAATAATCGCCTCTCAGCTTAAAACGATCGCATTAAGCGAAGCGGGTATAAAAAACAAATAATCAAACCAAAAATATAGATTAGGAGAAGAGAAACAACATGCTGGATTTTAATAATCTGCTGTCACGGCTATGCCTCGTGCCGTCCGTTTCCAGCCGCGAGGACCGCGCGCACGCTTTTTTCAAAGAACTTTGCGCGCCATATTTCGATGAGGTCTTATGTGACCGTTTCGGAAATGTGATCGCGAAAAAGCTGTGCGGAAAAAAAGGAGCGAAAAAGCTCATGCTCGACGCTCATCTTGATGAAATCGGGCTTGTCGTCACAGAAATATGCGACGGCGGCTTTGTAAAGGTTGCGCCGATAGGCGGCGTAGATACGGGAATACTTCCCGCAATGGAGCTGATTCTTTACGGAAAGGAAACGATTCGCGGCATTGTGGCGGCCGCGCCTCCGCATTTGATTCCGGCCGACAAGCGAGGCAAAAAGCAGGAGATGAGCTCTGTTCTCGTCGACACAGGTTATTCGAGGGAATCTCTCGAAAAAATTATATCTCCAGGAGATCTGATCGGCTTTGACACGAAATTCACAGAGCTTTTGAATAACCGCGCCGCCTCAAAGGGGATGGACGACCGCGCATGCGGGCTTTGTCTTATCGGTGCGGTCGAGCTTGTCTGCGGCAAGGATATTGATTATGATATATACGTCACTCTGAGCATCAGAGAGGAAACGGGCGCTCTCGGAGCAGTCATGGCGGCATATTCCGTAGAGCCCGATTTCGCGATAGTGGTCGACGTGGATCACGCCCGCCTCCCAGGAGACACGGAAAAGGCACGCGATTTGATCGGAGAGGGAGCAAGCATAACATATACGGACACGCTTTGCCGCCATCTCTCGGATGCGCTTGTAAATTCGTCGAAAAATGCCAGGCTTCCTATACAAGTAATCGCGGATACAGGACATACCGGTACAAACGCTCATGAAATGGCCGTGTCGGCAGGCGGAATACCCTGTGTCGTCCTCTCGCTGCCGCTAAAAAACATGCACACGCCTGTGGAATTATGCGATATTTCCGATATGGAAAGCGTCGCAAACGTAATCGCCGCGTTTATAACCGACGGCACATATAAAGGAGAGGGGGAGATTTTGTTTGACAGAACATAATAAAGCGCTTTTGTCCGCGCTCTGCGATATGAACGGAGCGACAGGATGCGAGGACGAAATTAAGGCGTTCATTATAAAAGAGATTTCGCCGTACTGCGACAAGCTGTTTACGGATAAATTCGGCAATCTTATAGCTTTTAAAAAGGGTGAAAAGACGCTTCACCGCCCGTTGATGTTCGACGCTCATATGGATGAAGTCGGATTTATGGTGCGTGCAATCGACGACGAGGGATATATCAAATTCGTTCCGGTCGGTGGCATAGATGCCGGCATTTTACCAGCCAAACGCGTAAAAATCGGCAAAAACAACATAAATGGCGTAATTTCCTCAAAGCCTGTTCATATGCAGAGAAATGACGCCAATAAAAATGACGCGCTTTCAATAGACAAGCTGCTTATCGACATAGGCGCCAAGGACAGAGAAGACGCGCTTTCTCATGTCTCAATAGGAGACTATATACACTTTGATTCCAAAACCGAATTCTTCGGAGAAAACGGCGGCGTGATTAAAGCAAAGGCGCTTGACGACAGGCTCGGATGCTATCTTCTCATTAACGCAATGCGTGAAACGACCGCGCTTGAATATGACACATACTTCTGCTTTTCAGTACAGGAGGAAACAGGGCTTCGCGGAGCGGCGGTTGCCGCCCATAACCTTTGCCCCTCCGTGGCAGTCGCGCTCGACGCCACAACGGCGGGAGATATGCCCGGAGTCAGCGGAATGGACGTCGTCTGCCGCCAGGGAGAAGGAGGGGTTTTGTCTCTTATTGACGGCGCCGCCATCTATGACAAAGAGCTTCTTTTCACAGTTATGGACGAAGCCAAAGCGCGCGGCATAAAGCATCAGCTTAAAACACGACCGTCCGGCGGAAACGATGCCGCCGCTCTTCAGCGCGCAGGATACGGGGCAAGAGTATGCGCCATGAGCGCGCCCTCGAGATATATCCATTCCCCCTCATCTACCGTCCGTGTGGAGGATGTCGATTCAATGCAGGCGATGATCGGCGTTATGATACATGTATGCGGCAAGTTTGCCGAAAACGAATAAGGAGATAAAATCATGAAGATTTACGATACATTAAAAAAATTCAACGCGGTTCTTTCCGTATCAGGATCCGAACAGGAAATGGCAAAGACTATTACCGAAATCATCAGCCCCTTTGTCGATGAAATACACGCAGACGCAATGGGGAATCTCATTGCGTTAAAGAAAAGCACACGCGAAAACGCGGAAAAGCTCATGTTGTCGGCGCATATGGATCATATCGGATTTATGGTTATGGATATTGATTCTGACGGACGGGCCCGTGTCGCCCCTATCGGCGGGATCTCCGCAATAGCCGCGTCTTATTCGGTCGTGAGCTTCGCATCAGGACTGAAAGGCGTTCTCGTGCCGGAATCCGGGACGGCCGCCGCGGATATTAAAGCCGAAAAGCTGTATGTGGATTTTGGAACTCCCGGTAAAAAGGCGATAGAAAAGAAGGTAAGGATTGGTGATGTATGCGCCGTTTGTCTTCCTCTGACGAGGCTTTCCGGAGGCTGTGTTTCCGGTTCATTTATGGATAATAAGATAAGCTGCGCATGTCTTATCGAGACAGCGCGTGAGCTTGCTTCCGGAAAAGAGCTTTCTCTTCCTTATGATGTATATTTTGTATTTACGGCGCAGGAGGAGGTAGGATGCCGCGGAGCAAAAACGGCCGCTTATTCCATAGCGCCGGATTACGGCATAAACGTCGACATATATCCGGCAGCTGACGTCATCGGAGGAAAGAGCGGACTGAAGCTCGGAGCGGGCCCGAGCATAAAAATAAAGGACGCGAGCGTACTCTGCACTTTCCCGATGATAAAGCATCTGAAGGCATCCGCGGAGGAAGCAGATATTAAATATCAGATAGAGGTCGCGACCTTCGGAGGTACAGATACCTCATCCGTTATAACTTCACACGGCGGA
The Oscillospiraceae bacterium genome window above contains:
- a CDS encoding M20/M25/M40 family metallo-hydrolase — its product is MKIYDTLKKFNAVLSVSGSEQEMAKTITEIISPFVDEIHADAMGNLIALKKSTRENAEKLMLSAHMDHIGFMVMDIDSDGRARVAPIGGISAIAASYSVVSFASGLKGVLVPESGTAAADIKAEKLYVDFGTPGKKAIEKKVRIGDVCAVCLPLTRLSGGCVSGSFMDNKISCACLIETARELASGKELSLPYDVYFVFTAQEEVGCRGAKTAAYSIAPDYGINVDIYPAADVIGGKSGLKLGAGPSIKIKDASVLCTFPMIKHLKASAEEADIKYQIEVATFGGTDTSSVITSHGGVMAGAISIPTRHTHSQVEMLKLSDAENAVELLTASVKKSFINAATE